DNA sequence from the Halonatronomonas betaini genome:
ATTTAAGATATGATTAAAAAAGTAATCAGGGAAGTTAGACCACAGAGGAATCCTCCCCAGGTAATATCATAAAATGATAAACTTAAAGGCCAGTCTTTTAAAGTTGCTAAATTAGTTAAATTATAGGTGGCATAGGTTACCACACCAAAAAAGAATCCAGCTAATAGAGCATAATTCCAGCTATTTGACCTTTCGATTACAAAGAATACTAATCCAGCAATATAAATCAGATAAAAGACAAATGCAGCTTTCATATCAAACTTGTCTTTTAATATAAAACCAAGCTTTTCTCTATACAGCTTTTTAGCAATAAATCCTAACCAGAAAAAATCGATTATTAGAAATACAATTAATGCTATTACATAAATCTGAATATATTCTATCACTTTGCACCACCCTTAATTCAATAGTCATTAACTATAATTAGTAACTATTCTCTTCTTTATGTATCTAATTATATCATAAAATCTACATAAAATTAATTAGATTACAAAAAAATGCAAAGAAAAATATAAAAATAGCCGGATTAATTAAATTAATCCGGCAAAAATGTTAATCTTATTTAGCATAATATTCTACAACTAGCTGAACATCAATAACAATGGGGATTTCTTTTATTTCAGGTTCACCATTGATTATAGCAGAAAAGTTATCTATATCTCTAGTTATATAACTTAATTTCTCTAGTGTTCTGTCCTGATAATTCTCTCTGAAATGATCATTCTTTCTCTGATCAGATCTCAAAGATATTTCCATTCCAGGCTCAATTTTATAGGATGGCCAATCGACTTTCTCGCCATCAACCCTTATTAATCCATGACTAACCATCTGACGGGCCTGCCTGATAGATCTGGCAAAACCTATTCTGTAAACTAAATTATCCAATCTCATTTCTAGATTTCTGATTAGATTATTACCTGTAATTCCAGGTTCCTTCATTGCATTTTCTACATATTTACTAAATTGCTTTTCAAGTAAACCGTAATATGCTCTAAGTCTCTGTTTTTCTATTAACTGTTCACCATAGTTTGACAGATTCCTGTTTTTTCTATTAAAAGTCCCATCAGCTCTTTCCATTGCTTTAGGGTGTCCATGAACATTAAGTCCTAAACGTCTTGCCTCTTTGAATCTCGGATTTCTTCTAGTGGCCAATTTTTAATCCTCCTGTATAATATATTAGCCGCGGTTATTCAATTTCACAGATGTATTTTATCATTCTTCTCATTATAATAATAGTTACTGCTTTACAAAATAATAAATAATCAACGTTTACATTTCCACCAATACCATTGACATCTCTCTCTGAATATGATTTATAATTTAAGAGGATGATAAAGCATGAGAATTAATTAGCTTTCAATTAATTAGTTTTTGAAGCATATACTTCTATAAATAAAGTTATTTAAACTTAAGGAGGTATTTCATATGTTAAGAGATGGTATTGAAAATGAAATTATTGCCTGGATGCAAAGAAAAGTTGAAGAGAGAGGTGCAGACGGAGCCGTTGTTGGTTTAAGTGGAGGAATAGATTCATCAACGACTGCTGTTCTAACAAAAAAGGCTTTTGGAGATAATTGTTTAGGGGTTATGCTACCGGCCAGTGGAACTGTAGGCAAAGATATGAAATATTCAAAGGTTATAGCAGAAAAATTTGATATTGAAACATTGACAATTAATTTAGAGGATATTAATGACCAAATAGAAGAAACCTTTCATAGTGCCAATATAGAAAAGGTTGATAGAGATTATTATCCTCAGACCTGCATTAATACACCGGACTGTGCTGAACAGAACATCCAGACTCGAATGAGAATGATGGCCCTCTATTATGTTGCAGAATGCAAAAATTATGTAGTTATGGGTACCAATAATAAGAGCGAGATCATTTCAGGCTACTTTACCCTCTATGGCGATGGTGGCACTGATATGAGGCCTTTAGGTGACTTAACAAAGACTGAAGTCTGGGAATTGGCAGGTAGAATTGGTGTTCCAGAAGAAATAATTGAAAGACCGCCAACAGGAGGCCTCCAGGGAGGCGAAGAAGGAGCAACAGATGAAGAAGAATTTGGGATAGATTATCGGACATTTGATAAGATTTATGAAGTCTTAGAGAATGGTGGAGATCTAACCCAATTCGATATAGAAAAAGTAAATCGTGTAAATGAAATTCTGGCCAAAGCTAAAAATAAAGCTAAAGTACCAACATTTAAAAAATAAACTTCAATATAAAATCAGGAATTCTGGAGAGGGCTGAAACTCTCTCCTTTATCTTTTTATAATAATATAATATGATAATATAAAAGGTGAGGTGTGATAATAATGACATTAAAATTAGAGGGTTTAAATAATGAGTTAGAAAATAAAATAATTAATTATCGGAGAGATTTTCATAAGTATGCTGAATCTGGCTGGACTGAATTTAGAACTGCATCAAAAGTTGCTGAAACTCTTGATGATTTAGGCTTCGACTTGCAACTAGGACAGGAAGTTGTTGATCAAGAGGCAAGA
Encoded proteins:
- a CDS encoding DUF2177 family protein, encoding MIEYIQIYVIALIVFLIIDFFWLGFIAKKLYREKLGFILKDKFDMKAAFVFYLIYIAGLVFFVIERSNSWNYALLAGFFFGVVTYATYNLTNLATLKDWPLSLSFYDITWGGFLCGLTSLITFLIIS
- the rpsD gene encoding 30S ribosomal protein S4, translated to MATRRNPRFKEARRLGLNVHGHPKAMERADGTFNRKNRNLSNYGEQLIEKQRLRAYYGLLEKQFSKYVENAMKEPGITGNNLIRNLEMRLDNLVYRIGFARSIRQARQMVSHGLIRVDGEKVDWPSYKIEPGMEISLRSDQRKNDHFRENYQDRTLEKLSYITRDIDNFSAIINGEPEIKEIPIVIDVQLVVEYYAK
- the nadE gene encoding NAD(+) synthase — protein: MLRDGIENEIIAWMQRKVEERGADGAVVGLSGGIDSSTTAVLTKKAFGDNCLGVMLPASGTVGKDMKYSKVIAEKFDIETLTINLEDINDQIEETFHSANIEKVDRDYYPQTCINTPDCAEQNIQTRMRMMALYYVAECKNYVVMGTNNKSEIISGYFTLYGDGGTDMRPLGDLTKTEVWELAGRIGVPEEIIERPPTGGLQGGEEGATDEEEFGIDYRTFDKIYEVLENGGDLTQFDIEKVNRVNEILAKAKNKAKVPTFKK